The proteins below are encoded in one region of Lactuca sativa cultivar Salinas chromosome 3, Lsat_Salinas_v11, whole genome shotgun sequence:
- the LOC111884882 gene encoding LOW QUALITY PROTEIN: hydroquinone glucosyltransferase (The sequence of the model RefSeq protein was modified relative to this genomic sequence to represent the inferred CDS: substituted 1 base at 1 genomic stop codon) — MEKTPHIAILPSPGMGHLIPMAEFAKRIVKHHPISVTIIIPTTRTPPPVAQISVLESLPENIHDLFLPSVNIDGLLDGARPVLLISFIMQSSFSSLRDALISLKSRTNLVALVFHMFGHDSMEVAKELHRFNFLFFPMNSMALSFTFILPKLDEETSCEYKELPDPVKVPGSITFPGREFMAPVQIRTDEVYKGYLLLSKRLNLLDAILVNSFEELEEETFRVLNTGVAGQTPIYPIGPLIQSAPSNGSNPHYCIKWLDSQPDGSVVLVSFGSGGTLSLEQIHELALGLENSGHRFLWIVRSPDXKASNASFFTASSQTDPLGFLPEGFLAWTVTQGLIVPSWAPQIEILSHKATGGFLTHCGWNSALESIVHGMPMIAWPLYAEQHMNAKVMTEALCLALRAKTDENGMARKEVIEKVVKELMEGNEGKKISQRMSELKVAANKALVNGGSSMESLSKFAQQLKK; from the coding sequence ATGGAGAAAACACCTCACATAGCCATTCTTCCTAGTCCGGGAATGGGTCACCTTATTCCCATGGCAGAATTCGCTAAACGAATTGTTAAACACCATCCCATCTCAGTCACTATCATCATCCCCACTACCAGAACTCCTCCTCCCGTAGCTCAAATATCCGTACTTGAATCCTTACCGGAAAACATACACGACTTGTTTCTTCCCTCTGTAAATATTGATGGCTTATTGGATGGTGCTCGACCTGTGCTTTTAATTTCGTTCATCATGCAATCGAGTTTTTCAAGTCTCCGAGATGCTTTAATTTCTTTAAAATCAAGAACCAACTTGGTAGCTCTAGTGTTTCACATGTTTGGACATGATTCAATGGAAGTTGCAAAAGAGCTTCACCGATTTAATTTCTTGTTCTTTCCAATGAATTCCATGGCTTTGTCCTTCACTTTTATATTGCCAAAGCTCGATGAAGAAACATCTTGCGAGTATAAAGAGCTACCTGATCCAGTTAAAGTACCGGGCTCTATAACTTTTCCTGGGCGTGAGTTCATGGCTCCGGTTCAAATCCGGACCGATGAAGTCTACAAAGGATATCTTTTGCTTTCCAAGCGATTGAATTTGCTTGATGCCATCTTGGTGAATAGTTTTGAGGAGTTAGAAGAAGAAACCTTTCGAGTTTTGAATACCGGAGTTGCTGGGCAAACACCCATTTACCCGATCGGACCATTGATTCAGTCAGCTCCAAGCAATGGGTCGAACCCGCATTATTGTATAAAGTGGTTGGATAGTCAACCAGATGGATCTGTGGTGCTTGTGTCTTTTGGAAGCGGTGGGACACTTTCATTAGAACAGATTCATGAGCTAGCCCTTGGGTTAGAGAATAGTGGCCACAGGTTTTTATGGATAGTAAGAAGCCCAGATTAAAAGGCTTCGAACGCTTCCTTTTTTACTGCTTCTAGCCAGACTGACCCTTTAGGGTTTTTACCAGAAGGGTTTTTGGCCTGGACTGTAACACAAGGTTTAATAGTGCCATCATGGGCTCCACAAATTGAAATACTGAGTCACAAGGCAACCGGTGGATTCTTGACTCATTGTGGTTGGAACTCTGCTCTAGAAAGCATAGTTCATGGCATGCCAATGATTGCTTGGCCTCTTTATGCGGAACAACATATGAATGCTAAAGTGATGACTGAAGCGCTTTGCTTGGCTTTAAGAGCTAAAACTGACGAGAATGGTATGGCTCGAAAAGAGGTGATTGAGAAAGTTGTGAAGGAGCTAATGGAGGGAAACGAAGGAAAGAAGATATCTCAAAGAATGAGTGAACTAAAGGTTGCTGCCAATAAAGCTCTAGTTAATGGTGGGTCCTCTATGGAGTCATTGTCGAAGTTTGCACAACAgttgaaaaaatga